Genomic DNA from Thermodesulfobacteriota bacterium:
TGGTGCCATCCCGCTCCTTGCGGGAGGGCACCCTGAGCATGCACCCCCGGGGATTCGGCCTCGTCGATCTGGAGGCCGGGGAGGGAGACCGGACCGAGAAGGTCCTCATCTCCGAGCCGGATCTGGCCGGCGGCCGCCACCGGGATCGGGTGCTGGTGCGGCTCCTGCCCCGGCACAACCGGCAGGGCCTCGTGAAGGGCCGCATCGTCCGCATCGTCGAGCGTACTGTATCGAGCGTGGTCGGCATCTACTCCTCGGCCGGGCCCATGGGCCTGGTGACCCCCGTGGACGACCGTTTCCCGTTCCAGATCCTGATCAAAAAGAAGGACGCCCTGGGGGCCAGAAGCGGCGAGGTGGTGGTGGCCAGCATCCGGGAGACCACCGACGAGATGCGGGCCAACGTGGAAGGCCGGGTGATCGAGATCCTCGGGGATCCGCAGGAGCTGGCCGTTCTCACCCGCATGGTGGTGCGGGCGCATGGCCTGCCGGATGCCTTTCCGCCGGAGGTCGAGGCAGAGGCCGCGGCCCTGGCGCCGCCGGCGCCGCCCTATCCCGACCGGCTGGACCTGCGGCCGGTGCCCCATGTCACCATCGACGGCGAGACGGCCCGGGACTTCGACGATGCGGTGGCGGCGGAGAAGACTCCGGATGGCTTCCGCCTCCATGTCTCCATCGCCGACGTCAGCCACTATGTCCGGCCGGGCAGCGCCCTGGACCGGGAGGCCTTTCGCCGGGGCACCTCGGTCTATTTCCCGACCCTGGTCCTGCCCATGCTGCCGGAGCGGCTGTCCAACGACCTGTGCAGCCTGGTGCCGGATGCCGATCGGCTGGCGATGACCGCCATCCTGGAGCTCGACCACCAGGGCCGGCCCCGGAGCAGCCGCTTTGCCCGCTCGGTGATCCGCTCCCGGGCCCGGCTCACCTACACCCTGGTGGCGCGGATCCTGGACGGCGAGCCGGCGGCCTGTGCCGAGCAGCCCCAGCTGGTCAGCCCACTTCGAGTCCTGGATGAGCTGGCGCAGCAGCTGGCAGCCCGGCGGAAGGAGCGGGGCGCCATCGGCTTCGAGCTGCCGGAGGCGGAGATCGAGGTGGCAGCCACCGGCCAGGTGACCGCCATCGGCCGGCGGCAGCGCAACGCGGCCCACAAGCTCATCGAGGAGCTAATGCTGGCGGCCAACGAAGCGGTGGCCCTGGCCCTGAGCCAGGCCAAGCGCCCTCTCCTCTTCCGCATCCACGAGCCGCCGGATGCGGTCAAGGTGGAGGAGTTCAGCCAGTTCGCCGCCTCCCTGGGCCTGGAGCTGCCCCGCGGCCCGGCCACCCCGGCCTGGTTCGGCCAGGTGCTGGACATGGTGGCCGGCTCGCCCACCGAATACATCGTCAACAACCTCCTGCTGCGGACCATGAAGCAGGCCCGCTACGCGCCGGACAACCCCGGCCATTTCGGCCTGGCTGCCGATCACTACACCCACTTCACCTCGCCCATCCGCCGCTACCCGGACCTCACCGTGCACCGCGCCCTGGGGGAGCTCCTTGCCCACCCCCGGCCCCGGCACGGGGAGTCGGCGGCAGACCTGGACCAGGCCGGCGAATTCCTGTCCGGCCGGGAGCGGGAGGCCATGCTGGCGGAGCGGGAGGTGGACGATCGCTTCCGGGCCCGGTTCATGGCCGATCACCTGGGGGAGGATTTCCAGGCGGTCGTCTCCGGCATCGTGGCCTTCGGCTTCTTCGTGGAGCTGGTGGCGCACTCCGCCTCCGCCCTGGTGCCCATGGCTGATCTGCGGGACGACTACTACGAGTGGGACGAGCGGGGCCACCAGCTGGTGGGCCGCCTCACCGGCCAGGCCATCCGCCTGGGCGATCTGGTGACCGTGACCATCTCCGCAGTGGACGTGCTGCGGGGCCGGATCACCTGCACCCTGGCGAGCCGGTCCGGCCGCGCCCGGGGTGGGGTGGCTGCACCATGACCGGGGAGCGACGGCGGCAGCCCCGGTTTCCCATCCGCCTGCCGGTGCGGGTGGATGGGGAGGAGCCTGCCGCCGGCAGCCGGGAGGGGACCAGCCGGGATCTCAGCCCGGCCGGCCTGTTCCTGGCCACCGACCACGCCCTGGCGCCCGGGAGCCCGGTACAGGTCGAGATCAGGCTGCCGGCCGAGCAGGTGGGCCGCTACACCAGCGGCACCGGCGTCCGGCTGCGCGTCTCGGGCACCGTTGTCCGCCAGGAGGCGGGCGGCATCGCCATCCGCTTCGAGGGCGACTGCCAGCTCCTGCCCCAGGAGCCGTAGCCCATGGCCACGCCCGACCAGGAGCCGACCCCGGCCCCGCCGCCCGCCCCCTCACCCCTGGACAACCTGGGCCTCATCCTGGTGCGGCCCAAGAGTCCCGAGAACGTGGGGGCCGCCATCCGGGTGGCCATGAACATGGGCATCGCGGGCGTGGCCCTGGTGGGGGGGGCGGGTCTGGATGAGGCCCGGATGCGGGCCATGGCCACCTCCCGGGGCGAGGCGCTGCTGGCCACCCTGGCCCGCCACCCTTCCCTGGCCGAGGCGGTGGCGCCCTACCACCTGGTGGCCGGCACCACGGCCCGCATCGGCCGCCACCGCCAGGTGCACCGCACGCCCCATCAGCTGGCCGCCGAGGTGGCACCGCTTCTGGCCGGCAACCGGGTGGCCATCCTCTTCGGCCCCGAGGACCGGGGCCTGTCCAACGAGGATCTGGCCTTCTGCCAGGTCCTGGTCTCCATCCCCACCGCCGACTTCTCCTCCCTCAACCTGGCCCAGGCGGTGGCGATCATCGCCTACGAGCTGCGCCTGGCCAGCCTCTCCTCCGCCGAGCGCCTGCGGCCCCAGCCCCGCCGGGCCAACCAGCACGAGCTGGCGGGCATGTACCGGCACCTGGAAGAGGCCTTGCGCACCGTCGGCTTCCTCAAGCATCTGGACGCGGAGCACTGGATGGGCAACGTCCGCCGCTTCCTGGGCCGGGTCGGCCTCTCGGCCAAGGAGGTCCGCCTGGTCCGCGGCGTCTGCCGCCAGCTCCTGTGGTGGGACGGCCAGCGGCAGCAGGGCGCCCCGCCGCCTGCGCCCCAGGATTGAGGTGTCGCCCGCCACAGGCAAGCCGCTCCCCCGGCTCCGCGCGCCCCATTTGACACCCTCCCCGCTGTTTGCTAGATAAGGAGCAGCAACAAAACGCGATCCTCAGGCCCCCCCGTCCACCCTTGGCACCGGCATGCTCTTCTCCCTGCGGCTCCAGCAGTTCAAGAATTTCCAGGATGCCACCCTCGCCCTGGGGCCGCTGACCGTGATCGTCGGCACCAATGCCTCGGGCAAGAGCAACCTCCGGGATGCCTTCCGCTTCCTGCACGGCATGGCCCGGGGCTATACCCTGGCCGAGATCCTCGGCGCCAAGTACGTGGAGGGTGGGGTGCTGCAATGGGCAGGCATCCGGGGCGGCACCCGGGAGGTGGCCTACCAGGGGCAAACGCGCTTTACGCTGACCACCGAAGGCAAGGAGGACGAGCCGACGGACCGCAAGCCTGGTTTTCGGCCTATCCTGTTCCCCTATACGCACACCATCGGGGTGGACGTGGGCGATCCGGGGTCCGAGCCGCACGTTGTACGGGAATCGCTGGGGCATTGGAGCCCCATCTTCGACTCCCACCCCCAGGATGACCGGCCGGCCCAGGAGGGACCGCCGTACCTGTTCGTGCGCCTCCCTCGGGATGAACGGAACCGCAGGCTCGGCAAGCGCCTCCGCTTCCTGGACAACCGGCCAGTGCTGTCCCAGTTTGCCGGGCATCGCGAGGCCGGAAAGCTTTACAGGGCCTCTGCTGAGGAATGCCTGACCACCCTGCGCTCCATGCGCTTTCTGGATCTCTCCCCGGAGGCCATGAAGGTGCCGTCCGTTCCTGGGCAGCTGGTCCTGGGCGACCGGGGTGAGAACCTCTCCTCGGTGCTCCAGGCCATCTGCAAAGACACGAGCACCAAGAGCGCTCTCGCGGCGTGGGTCCGGGAGCTGACCCCTCTCGATGTGGTCGATTTCGACTTTGTGCCGGACCAGACCGGACGGGTGCTCCTGACCCTGATCGAGGCCGGCGGCCAGCGGATCTCCGCCCACAGCGCCTCGGATGGCACCCTGCGCTTCCTGGCCATGATCGCCGCCCTCATGGGCCCCGATGCGGCCAAATTCTATTTCCTGGAGGAGCTGGACAACGGCATCCATCCCACCCGGTTGCACCTGCTCTTGCAGCTCATCGAACAGCAGACCCGGGAGCGGCAGGTGCAGATTGTCACCACCAGCCATTCGCCCCAGCTCCTGGCCATGTTGAGCGACACCGCCCGGGAGCATGCCTCCCTGGTCTACCGCCTTGCGCATGCGCCGGCAGCGTGCATCCGCCGGGTCATGGAGATCCCCGAGATCCGGCGGGTGCTCGCCGAGCAGAACCTGGCCCGGCTCCATGAATCCGGGTGGCTCGAGGATGCCCTGGCCTTCACCGAGCCTGAGGAGGCGGTAGGGTGAACGTGCTGGTCATCCCGGAGGATTTCCGCAAGGACCAGTACATCGTGAAGCCCCTGGTCCAGGCCATGCTGGCGGCGGTCGGCAAGCCCCGCGCCCGGGTGGAGGTCTGCAAGGACCCGCTCCTGCGGGGGATCACCGAGGCGACCAGCTGGGCACGTATCCGGGAGATCCTGGATCGGTATCGGGGCATGGTGCGGCTCTTCCTGCTGCTGGTCGACCGGGATGGGAACCAGGGTCGCCGCGCCCTGGATGCCTTGGAGACCCAGGCCCGGACGGCCGCGGGCGAGGCCGGTAGCATCCTCCTGGCCGAGCATGGCTGGCAGGAGATCGAGGTCTGGGCCTTGGCAGGCCAGA
This window encodes:
- the rnr gene encoding ribonuclease R, whose product is PPRKPTRPGHHGRPAPQHAARSRPLAPETPTSDQVLSLLHGQEHPLRLVEIMNSLDLERRHKRDLERLLGHLVAEDVLALTPEHAYALVPSRSLREGTLSMHPRGFGLVDLEAGEGDRTEKVLISEPDLAGGRHRDRVLVRLLPRHNRQGLVKGRIVRIVERTVSSVVGIYSSAGPMGLVTPVDDRFPFQILIKKKDALGARSGEVVVASIRETTDEMRANVEGRVIEILGDPQELAVLTRMVVRAHGLPDAFPPEVEAEAAALAPPAPPYPDRLDLRPVPHVTIDGETARDFDDAVAAEKTPDGFRLHVSIADVSHYVRPGSALDREAFRRGTSVYFPTLVLPMLPERLSNDLCSLVPDADRLAMTAILELDHQGRPRSSRFARSVIRSRARLTYTLVARILDGEPAACAEQPQLVSPLRVLDELAQQLAARRKERGAIGFELPEAEIEVAATGQVTAIGRRQRNAAHKLIEELMLAANEAVALALSQAKRPLLFRIHEPPDAVKVEEFSQFAASLGLELPRGPATPAWFGQVLDMVAGSPTEYIVNNLLLRTMKQARYAPDNPGHFGLAADHYTHFTSPIRRYPDLTVHRALGELLAHPRPRHGESAADLDQAGEFLSGREREAMLAEREVDDRFRARFMADHLGEDFQAVVSGIVAFGFFVELVAHSASALVPMADLRDDYYEWDERGHQLVGRLTGQAIRLGDLVTVTISAVDVLRGRITCTLASRSGRARGGVAAP
- a CDS encoding AAA family ATPase; this encodes MLFSLRLQQFKNFQDATLALGPLTVIVGTNASGKSNLRDAFRFLHGMARGYTLAEILGAKYVEGGVLQWAGIRGGTREVAYQGQTRFTLTTEGKEDEPTDRKPGFRPILFPYTHTIGVDVGDPGSEPHVVRESLGHWSPIFDSHPQDDRPAQEGPPYLFVRLPRDERNRRLGKRLRFLDNRPVLSQFAGHREAGKLYRASAEECLTTLRSMRFLDLSPEAMKVPSVPGQLVLGDRGENLSSVLQAICKDTSTKSALAAWVRELTPLDVVDFDFVPDQTGRVLLTLIEAGGQRISAHSASDGTLRFLAMIAALMGPDAAKFYFLEELDNGIHPTRLHLLLQLIEQQTRERQVQIVTTSHSPQLLAMLSDTAREHASLVYRLAHAPAACIRRVMEIPEIRRVLAEQNLARLHESGWLEDALAFTEPEEAVG
- a CDS encoding RNA methyltransferase; protein product: MATPDQEPTPAPPPAPSPLDNLGLILVRPKSPENVGAAIRVAMNMGIAGVALVGGAGLDEARMRAMATSRGEALLATLARHPSLAEAVAPYHLVAGTTARIGRHRQVHRTPHQLAAEVAPLLAGNRVAILFGPEDRGLSNEDLAFCQVLVSIPTADFSSLNLAQAVAIIAYELRLASLSSAERLRPQPRRANQHELAGMYRHLEEALRTVGFLKHLDAEHWMGNVRRFLGRVGLSAKEVRLVRGVCRQLLWWDGQRQQGAPPPAPQD
- a CDS encoding PilZ domain-containing protein, with protein sequence MTGERRRQPRFPIRLPVRVDGEEPAAGSREGTSRDLSPAGLFLATDHALAPGSPVQVEIRLPAEQVGRYTSGTGVRLRVSGTVVRQEAGGIAIRFEGDCQLLPQEP